One part of the Mycobacterium marinum genome encodes these proteins:
- a CDS encoding PE family protein has translation MTYVFVEPETITTMAADLEGIGSAIDAASAAAAGPTSRLVPAAADEVSTAIAGLFGGYGQQYQAVVAHASAFHQQFTQTAAAAGLAYAQTEASSVAAISNALEAFGTQAYSLLGGGNAAASATPSASITTTPLTGPTVSLVMGGSGNPLPGPDYLADFFNYITPQFGVTTSQALFTPEQLYPLTGEKSLPLAISVSQGVQILHNAILGQLAEGNSVVVGGYSQSAIIASLEMQNLAAMPPGTAPTADQLGFLLLANPMNPNGGLLSRFAGLTLPSLGVDFYGSTPADTIYPTSIYTHEYDGFADFPRYPLNIVSDLNAIAGIAFVHTDTPTINPETLPPGDLIKMDTSADYTGNTSYYLIHTERLPLLEPLRFIPVVGNPLADLLQPDLTTIVNLGYGDPRYGYSTAPANIETPFGLFPEVDPKVVAQQLVIGTQQGFHNAAYDLVAPQPSPPTPRLFLDIPNPLASIALPPPASLVAPTSIDGFINALQTANTTVTNAFTDVLATSYAKLLPTADIINAGLTTVPSYNVNLFLDGIEQAVDGDPIGLINAIGYPIAADAALLGLAGGLEALVLLGAIVTDF, from the coding sequence ATGACGTACGTGTTCGTTGAACCAGAGACCATCACCACGATGGCCGCAGATCTCGAGGGCATCGGGTCGGCGATCGACGCCGCCAGCGCCGCGGCCGCCGGCCCGACGTCAAGGCTGGTGCCCGCGGCCGCCGACGAGGTTTCGACGGCGATTGCGGGCCTCTTCGGCGGTTACGGCCAGCAGTACCAGGCCGTCGTCGCCCACGCCTCCGCGTTTCATCAGCAGTTCACGCAGACCGCGGCGGCCGCCGGGTTGGCCTATGCCCAGACCGAGGCTTCGTCGGTCGCCGCAATCTCCAACGCATTAGAAGCGTTTGGGACACAAGCCTATTCGCTGCTGGGAGGTGGCAATGCCGCGGCATCGGCCACGCCGTCCGCCTCGATCACCACCACCCCACTGACGGGACCCACGGTTTCGTTGGTCATGGGCGGCAGCGGGAACCCGCTGCCCGGGCCCGACTACCTGGCGGACTTCTTCAACTACATCACCCCGCAATTCGGTGTCACCACAAGTCAGGCACTGTTCACTCCCGAGCAGCTCTACCCGCTCACCGGCGAGAAGAGTCTGCCGCTGGCCATATCGGTGAGCCAGGGCGTCCAGATACTGCACAACGCGATCCTGGGTCAGCTCGCCGAAGGCAACAGCGTCGTCGTCGGCGGCTATTCACAAAGCGCGATCATCGCTTCTCTGGAGATGCAAAATCTCGCGGCCATGCCGCCCGGCACCGCTCCGACCGCCGACCAACTCGGCTTCTTACTGCTGGCCAACCCGATGAACCCCAACGGCGGCCTGCTATCGCGCTTCGCCGGGCTGACCCTGCCCAGTCTGGGCGTGGACTTCTACGGCTCCACCCCCGCCGACACGATCTATCCGACCTCGATCTACACCCACGAATACGACGGGTTCGCCGACTTCCCGCGCTACCCGCTCAACATCGTGTCGGATCTCAACGCCATTGCGGGCATCGCGTTCGTGCACACCGATACCCCGACGATCAATCCCGAGACCCTTCCGCCCGGCGACCTGATCAAAATGGACACGTCTGCCGATTACACCGGCAACACCTCGTATTACCTGATCCATACCGAGCGACTGCCACTGTTGGAACCGCTGCGGTTCATCCCGGTAGTCGGAAATCCGTTGGCAGATCTACTGCAACCGGATCTGACGACGATCGTCAATCTCGGCTACGGAGATCCCCGGTACGGCTACTCGACCGCGCCGGCCAACATCGAGACACCGTTCGGCCTGTTCCCGGAGGTCGACCCGAAGGTGGTCGCCCAACAGCTGGTCATCGGCACTCAGCAGGGATTCCACAATGCCGCATACGATTTGGTCGCACCGCAGCCATCGCCACCCACCCCGCGCCTGTTCCTGGACATCCCCAATCCGCTGGCGTCGATCGCGTTGCCACCGCCGGCCAGCTTGGTGGCACCGACGTCAATCGACGGCTTCATCAATGCCCTGCAGACGGCAAACACAACTGTCACCAACGCTTTCACCGACGTCCTGGCAACCAGCTACGCGAAGCTGCTGCCTACCGCTGACATCATCAATGCCGGCCTCACCACGGTTCCGTCCTACAACGTCAATCTATTTCTGGATGGGATCGAGCAGGCGGTCGATGGCGATCCCATCGGACTGATCAACGCCATCGGGTATCCGATCGCGGCCGACGCGGCGTTGCTCGGACTGGCGGGCGGCCTTGAAGCCCTGGTGCTCTTGGGCGCCATTGTCACCGACTTCTAG
- a CDS encoding PE family protein, whose translation MSYVVAQPPAIAAAATELAGIGSALSEATAAAAGPTTAILSAAADEVSTAIAQLLGTFGAEYQGISTQLAAFHAQITQRLATVANYYINAEEINNAALLEEATAGLYSPNSPPTVPAVFNDYVAIAMGGTGTPIPSTSYLDAVNTLYIQHIAPGAIAKALFTPEQLYPITGVKSLPFQTSVQEGLKILDISIWNEINAGNHVTVFGYSQSAVIASLEMQHFISLGPNAPDPSQINFILTGNEMNPNGGILARIPGLNVASLGLPFYGATPDNPYYTTTYTLEYDGFADFPRYPLNVLSDVNAVFGILTVHRTYPDLTPEQIASATLLPTEGPTTGTYYMIRTENLPLLDPVRAIPVIGEPLAALVQPDLKVLVNLGYGDPNYGYSTSPANVPTPFGLFPDVSLQVVADALVAGTHQGINDFGAALPTALSTTPQIAPLEFPPYVQSVLPPAPPPMPATPINIANTLASVVSTGYSVLLPTADIGLGFVTSLPAYNLTLFLSQLAQGDLRAAIELPLAATFGLGALGGMIEFIAVMEAAAEIAQDLQSLYL comes from the coding sequence TTGTCGTACGTAGTTGCGCAACCGCCGGCAATAGCGGCGGCGGCTACTGAGCTGGCGGGTATCGGTTCGGCCCTGAGTGAAGCCACCGCCGCTGCGGCGGGCCCCACCACCGCGATCCTGTCGGCGGCCGCCGACGAAGTGTCGACCGCCATCGCGCAACTGTTGGGCACGTTCGGCGCCGAATATCAGGGGATCAGCACACAACTGGCCGCGTTTCACGCGCAGATCACTCAGCGGCTGGCCACGGTTGCGAATTACTACATCAATGCCGAAGAAATCAACAACGCCGCCCTGCTAGAAGAAGCGACCGCTGGACTTTATTCGCCGAATTCGCCGCCGACCGTGCCGGCCGTGTTCAACGACTACGTCGCGATCGCCATGGGCGGAACCGGAACGCCAATTCCTTCGACCAGCTACCTCGACGCCGTCAACACGCTCTACATTCAGCACATTGCGCCCGGCGCGATCGCCAAGGCGCTGTTCACCCCCGAACAGCTGTACCCGATCACCGGCGTCAAGAGCCTGCCCTTCCAGACGTCGGTACAAGAGGGCCTGAAAATCCTCGACATCTCGATCTGGAACGAAATCAATGCCGGAAACCATGTGACGGTTTTCGGCTATTCCCAAAGCGCGGTCATCGCCTCGCTGGAGATGCAGCATTTCATCTCCCTGGGCCCGAATGCCCCCGACCCCAGCCAGATCAATTTCATCCTGACCGGCAACGAGATGAATCCGAACGGGGGCATCCTGGCGCGTATCCCCGGTCTCAATGTCGCGAGCCTGGGTCTGCCGTTCTACGGGGCGACGCCGGACAATCCCTACTACACGACGACCTACACCCTCGAGTACGACGGCTTCGCCGACTTCCCGCGCTACCCGCTCAACGTCCTGTCCGACGTCAATGCCGTGTTCGGCATTCTCACGGTGCACCGAACCTACCCGGACCTCACTCCCGAACAGATCGCCTCGGCCACGCTGCTGCCGACCGAAGGTCCGACGACGGGCACCTATTACATGATCCGCACCGAAAATCTGCCGCTACTGGACCCGGTGCGCGCGATCCCCGTGATCGGAGAGCCGCTGGCCGCCCTGGTCCAGCCCGACTTGAAGGTGCTGGTCAACCTCGGCTACGGCGACCCGAACTACGGCTACTCAACGAGCCCGGCAAACGTGCCCACCCCATTCGGCCTGTTCCCGGACGTCTCCCTGCAGGTTGTCGCCGATGCGCTGGTCGCCGGAACACACCAGGGCATCAACGACTTTGGCGCCGCCCTGCCGACCGCGCTGAGCACCACACCCCAGATCGCTCCGCTGGAATTCCCGCCGTACGTGCAGTCGGTGCTGCCGCCCGCGCCGCCGCCGATGCCGGCCACGCCGATCAACATCGCCAACACGCTTGCCTCTGTCGTCTCGACCGGCTACTCGGTTCTGCTGCCGACCGCGGACATCGGTCTGGGATTCGTCACCAGCCTGCCCGCCTACAACCTCACCCTGTTCCTGAGCCAGCTGGCGCAGGGTGATCTCCGGGCCGCGATCGAACTGCCGCTGGCCGCCACGTTCGGGCTGGGCGCGCTGGGTGGCATGATCGAGTTCATCGCGGTGATGGAAGCCGCGGCCGAGATCGCCCAGGATCTGCAGAGTCTGTATCTCTAG
- a CDS encoding tyrosine-protein phosphatase has protein sequence MAETGPELPGAWNFRDVADSTAALRPGRLFRSSELSGLDDQGRAALRRFKITDVADLRSSREVARRGPGQVPAGVDIHLLPFPDLADDQAGTDDNAPHETAFKRLLTDGDAGESSEAIDQVAARYMADEYRQFPMRTGAQRAVHRVFTLLAAGRPVLTHCFAGKDRTGFVVATVLEAVGVDRDVILADYLRSNDAVPQLRDRISEMIRERTDVELTPEVVTFTKARLSDGVLGVRPEYLAAAWQTIDETFGSLDGYLADSGITEADRHQLRSALLG, from the coding sequence ATGGCTGAGACCGGTCCCGAACTTCCGGGCGCCTGGAATTTTCGCGACGTTGCCGACAGCACGGCGGCGCTTCGCCCGGGACGGCTGTTCCGGTCCAGCGAGCTGAGCGGTCTTGACGATCAGGGCCGTGCCGCCCTACGCCGATTCAAGATCACCGACGTCGCCGACCTGCGCTCGTCGCGCGAGGTCGCCCGGCGCGGTCCGGGGCAGGTGCCGGCCGGGGTCGACATCCACCTGTTGCCGTTTCCCGATCTCGCCGACGACCAAGCCGGCACCGACGACAACGCGCCCCATGAGACGGCGTTCAAACGACTCCTGACCGACGGCGACGCGGGCGAATCCAGCGAGGCGATCGATCAGGTCGCCGCCCGCTACATGGCCGACGAATACCGGCAATTCCCGATGCGCACCGGGGCCCAGCGCGCGGTACACCGCGTGTTCACGCTGCTGGCCGCGGGGCGCCCGGTGCTCACGCACTGCTTTGCCGGCAAAGACCGCACCGGCTTTGTGGTCGCCACGGTGCTCGAAGCCGTCGGCGTGGACCGCGACGTGATCCTGGCGGATTACCTGCGCAGCAACGACGCGGTGCCGCAGCTGCGTGACCGGATCTCGGAAATGATCCGAGAGCGCACCGACGTCGAACTGACGCCCGAGGTAGTGACCTTCACCAAGGCCCGGTTATCCGATGGCGTCCTCGGCGTCCGCCCCGAATACCTGGCCGCGGCATGGCAGACAATCGACGAGACTTTCGGCTCACTGGATGGCTATCTGGCCGACTCCGGCATCACCGAAGCCGACCGGCACCAGCTGCGCAGCGCGTTGCTCGGCTGA
- a CDS encoding acyl-CoA dehydrogenase family protein, whose protein sequence is MSAKAIDYHQRLSDFMTEYVFPAEADYDKYREDAGPHDHTVPPVVEELKANAKARGLWNLFLPAESGLTNLEYAPLAELTGWSLEIAPEALNCAAPDTGNMEILHMFGTDEQRRQWLDPLLHGEIRSAFSMTEPAVASSDARNIETTISRDGADYIINGRKWWTSGAADPRCKILIVMGRTNPDAAAHQQQSMILVPTDTPGVTIARSTPVFGWQDQHGHCEVEYDNVRVPATNLLGEEGTGFAIAQARLGPGRIHHCMRALGGAERALALMVDRARNRVAFGRPLAEQGVVQQAIAKSRNEIDQARLLCEKAAWTIDRHGNKEARHLVAMIKAVAPQVACDVIDRAIQVHGAAGVSNDTPLARLYSWHRAMRIFDGPDEVHMRSIARAELGREKSAFAAAVTSHG, encoded by the coding sequence CAAGTACCGCGAAGACGCCGGTCCGCACGATCACACCGTCCCGCCGGTCGTCGAGGAACTCAAGGCCAACGCCAAGGCGCGCGGCCTGTGGAACCTGTTTCTCCCGGCCGAGTCCGGCCTGACCAACCTGGAATACGCGCCGCTGGCCGAGCTGACCGGGTGGAGTCTCGAGATCGCGCCAGAGGCACTCAATTGCGCGGCGCCCGACACCGGAAACATGGAGATCCTGCACATGTTCGGCACCGACGAGCAGCGCAGGCAGTGGCTGGACCCGTTGCTGCACGGCGAGATCCGCAGCGCCTTCTCCATGACCGAGCCGGCGGTGGCCAGCAGTGATGCCCGCAACATCGAGACCACCATCTCGCGTGACGGCGCCGACTACATCATCAACGGCCGCAAGTGGTGGACGTCGGGTGCCGCCGATCCCCGCTGCAAGATCCTCATCGTGATGGGCCGCACCAACCCCGACGCGGCCGCCCATCAGCAACAGTCGATGATCCTGGTCCCGACTGATACCCCGGGGGTGACGATCGCCCGGTCGACGCCGGTGTTCGGCTGGCAGGATCAGCACGGCCACTGCGAGGTGGAATACGACAACGTCCGGGTGCCGGCCACCAATTTGCTCGGCGAAGAGGGAACCGGGTTCGCGATCGCGCAGGCGCGCCTGGGACCAGGGCGCATCCACCACTGCATGCGAGCGCTGGGCGGGGCCGAACGCGCGTTGGCGCTCATGGTGGACCGCGCCCGCAACCGGGTGGCATTCGGCCGGCCGCTGGCCGAGCAGGGCGTGGTGCAGCAGGCGATCGCCAAATCCCGCAACGAGATCGACCAGGCCAGACTGCTGTGCGAGAAGGCGGCGTGGACGATCGACCGGCACGGCAACAAGGAGGCCCGCCATCTTGTGGCGATGATCAAGGCGGTGGCCCCTCAGGTGGCCTGCGACGTCATCGACCGCGCCATCCAGGTGCACGGCGCCGCGGGCGTCAGCAACGACACCCCGCTGGCCCGGCTGTACAGCTGGCATCGCGCGATGCGAATTTTCGACGGCCCCGACGAGGTACACATGCGATCCATCGCACGTGCCGAACTCGGACGGGAAAAATCCGCGTTCGCGGCGGCGGTCACCTCCCATGGCTGA